One window of Mesorhizobium sp. WSM4904 genomic DNA carries:
- a CDS encoding DNA polymerase IV has translation MFAAMAAPVNNPEHGFCRDCLALQRAETRRCERCGSPRLVRHPELYRLHIAHIDCDAFYAAIEKRDNPALKDKPVIVGGGRRGVVSTACYIARIQGVRSAMPMFKALEACPEAVVIPPNMEKYVGVGRQVRALMQALTPLVEPLSIDEAFLDLAGTERLHGMPPALVLARFAQTVEKELGITVSSGLSYCKFLAKIASDFRKPRGFSVIGEAEAPSFLAAQPVTMIWGVGKALAATLERDGIRMIAQLQRMERGELMRRYGVMGDRLYRLSRGEDDRRVDPDGDAKSVSAETTFDNDIGSLAELAPVLRGLSEKVSARLKKSGIAGRTVVLKLKTQDFKLRTRNRQLGDPTRLADRIFQTGLDLLRREADGTKFRLLGIGVSDLSDDGKADPPDLVDLQSRKRALAETAIDELRDKFGRKAVETGYTFGKGRSANPPEPLED, from the coding sequence ATGTTCGCAGCGATGGCGGCTCCTGTCAATAATCCCGAACACGGTTTTTGCCGCGACTGCCTGGCGCTGCAGCGCGCCGAGACGCGCCGCTGCGAGCGCTGCGGCAGTCCGCGGCTCGTGCGCCATCCCGAGCTCTACCGGCTGCATATTGCCCATATCGACTGCGACGCCTTCTACGCGGCGATCGAAAAGCGCGACAATCCCGCGCTGAAGGACAAGCCGGTGATCGTCGGCGGCGGCAGGCGCGGCGTCGTCTCCACCGCCTGCTACATCGCCCGCATCCAGGGCGTGCGCTCGGCGATGCCGATGTTCAAGGCGCTCGAGGCCTGCCCCGAAGCCGTGGTCATTCCGCCCAACATGGAAAAATATGTCGGCGTCGGCCGCCAGGTGCGCGCGCTGATGCAGGCGCTGACGCCGCTGGTCGAGCCGCTGTCGATCGACGAGGCGTTTCTCGACCTCGCCGGCACCGAGCGGCTGCACGGCATGCCGCCGGCGCTTGTGCTGGCCCGCTTCGCGCAGACCGTCGAAAAGGAGCTTGGCATCACCGTTTCCTCCGGCCTTTCCTACTGCAAATTCCTGGCCAAGATCGCGTCGGACTTCCGCAAGCCGCGCGGCTTTTCGGTCATCGGCGAAGCCGAAGCGCCAAGCTTCCTCGCGGCGCAGCCGGTGACAATGATCTGGGGCGTCGGCAAGGCGCTGGCCGCGACGCTGGAGCGCGACGGCATCCGCATGATCGCCCAGCTGCAGCGCATGGAGCGCGGCGAGCTGATGCGCCGCTACGGTGTTATGGGCGACCGGCTCTACCGGCTTTCGCGCGGCGAGGACGACCGCCGCGTCGACCCGGACGGCGACGCCAAGAGCGTGTCGGCCGAAACCACTTTCGACAACGATATCGGCTCCCTGGCGGAACTGGCGCCGGTGCTGCGCGGGCTGTCGGAGAAAGTCTCGGCGCGGCTGAAGAAATCCGGCATTGCTGGACGCACAGTGGTGCTGAAGCTGAAGACGCAGGATTTCAAGCTCCGTACCCGCAACCGCCAGCTCGGCGATCCGACCCGACTTGCCGACCGCATCTTCCAGACCGGGCTTGATCTCTTGCGACGCGAGGCCGACGGCACGAAGTTCCGGCTGCTCGGCATCGGCGTCAGCGATCTCTCCGACGACGGCAAGGCCGACCCGCCGGATCTGGTCGACCTCCAGTCGCGCAAGCGCGCGCTGGCCGAAACGGCCATCGACGAGCTGCGCGACAAGTTCGGCAGAAAGGCCGTCGAGACAGGCTATACGTTCGGCAAGGGCCGCAGCGCCAATCCGCCCGAGCCGCTTGAGGATTGA
- a CDS encoding GNAT family N-acetyltransferase: MSTTIAPLTPERWVDFEDLFGKQGACYGCWCTHFRLTPAERRASNRERNKDHIKARIEAGPPPGLLAFEDGKAVGWMQIGPRADVPEWNNQGRGSAPVDPADAGDPNVWAISCFFIRVKARGRGITHRLVDGGIAFARDNGARLLEACPIDLSRDSRSIGLFVGSSRVFEKAGFERLLERKPGRPLMRLVL; encoded by the coding sequence ATGAGCACGACCATAGCACCGCTGACGCCTGAGCGCTGGGTCGACTTCGAGGACCTCTTCGGCAAGCAGGGCGCCTGTTACGGCTGCTGGTGCACGCATTTCCGGCTGACGCCGGCGGAGCGCCGGGCCAGCAACCGCGAACGCAACAAGGATCATATCAAGGCGCGTATCGAAGCCGGCCCGCCGCCGGGGCTTCTGGCTTTCGAGGACGGCAAGGCGGTCGGCTGGATGCAGATCGGCCCGCGCGCCGACGTGCCCGAATGGAACAATCAGGGCAGGGGTTCGGCGCCGGTAGATCCTGCCGATGCCGGCGATCCGAACGTCTGGGCGATCTCCTGCTTCTTCATCCGCGTCAAGGCGCGGGGCAGGGGCATCACGCACCGCCTCGTCGATGGCGGCATCGCCTTTGCCCGCGACAACGGCGCCAGGCTGCTGGAGGCCTGCCCGATCGACCTGTCGCGCGATTCGCGCTCGATCGGGCTGTTCGTCGGCTCGTCGCGGGTGTTCGAGAAGGCCGGGTTCGAGAGGCTTCTTGAGCGCAAGCCCGGCAGGCCGCTGATGCGGCTGGTGCTTTAG
- a CDS encoding DUF3572 domain-containing protein yields MANAASMREEAETLAVRALGFIAGDPELLPRFLAVTGIEANSIRKAAEEPGFLAGVLQFILAHEPTLLRFAEETGTPPAAVGKALRALPLGNDDHERST; encoded by the coding sequence ATGGCGAACGCAGCGTCAATGCGCGAGGAGGCGGAAACCCTTGCCGTCAGGGCGCTGGGCTTCATCGCCGGCGATCCGGAGCTGTTGCCCCGCTTCCTGGCGGTCACCGGGATCGAGGCAAACTCGATCCGCAAGGCGGCTGAGGAGCCGGGCTTTCTTGCCGGGGTGCTGCAGTTCATCCTCGCCCACGAGCCGACGCTCCTACGCTTCGCCGAGGAGACCGGCACGCCGCCGGCCGCCGTCGGCAAGGCCTTGCGGGCGCTGCCGCTCGGCAATGACGACCATGAGCGTTCGACATGA
- a CDS encoding response regulator has translation MAKKVMIVEDNELNMKLFRDLIEASGYETVRTRNGLEALDLARQHRPDLILMDIQLPEVSGLEVTKWLKEDDELHSIPVIAVTAFAMKGDEERIRQGGCEAYISKPISVPRFIETIKSYLGDA, from the coding sequence ATGGCTAAGAAGGTCATGATCGTCGAGGACAATGAGCTCAACATGAAGCTCTTTCGGGACCTCATCGAAGCCAGCGGTTACGAGACGGTTCGCACACGCAATGGCCTGGAAGCGCTTGATCTCGCGCGCCAGCATCGGCCCGACCTGATCCTCATGGACATCCAGTTGCCCGAGGTTTCGGGCCTGGAGGTGACCAAATGGCTGAAGGAAGACGACGAATTGCATTCTATCCCGGTCATCGCCGTCACCGCCTTCGCGATGAAGGGCGATGAGGAGCGCATCCGCCAGGGCGGTTGCGAGGCCTATATCTCCAAGCCGATCTCGGTGCCGCGCTTCATCGAGACGATCAAATCCTATCTGGGCGATGCCTGA
- a CDS encoding PleD family two-component system response regulator → MTARILVVDDIPANVRLLEVRLLAEYFEVLTAGNGPDAIETCENGKVDVVLLDVMMPGMDGFEVCRRLKSDPATSHIPVVMITALDQVSDRVRGLEAGADDFLTKPVNDLQLMTRVKSLVRLKSLTDELRLRASTTRNIGIEELLSRNFATEDTKPSVLLVDERKSSIERIRKMLRGSAELDVATDPNAGFFQAAETSYECVLVSTAFSDFDPLRLCSQLRSLDRTRFLPIILLADEGEEGRIIRGLELGINDYLTRPIDQHELTARLRTQVRRKRYNDQLRASVTQTIEMAVTDGLTGLHNRRYLDSHLQTLFDRAVARRRPLSVMITDLDRFKSVNDAHGHDGGDDVLREFARRLRKNVRGIDLACRFGGEEFVVVMPDTDGLVAEKVAERIRAEIAQVPFAVGTDGKTIDVTVSVGVSSVLKGSDTVAALMKRADLALYEAKSGGRNRVVAKAA, encoded by the coding sequence ATGACCGCGCGGATCCTCGTCGTCGATGACATTCCCGCCAATGTGCGGCTGCTGGAGGTCCGGCTGCTCGCCGAATATTTCGAGGTGCTGACGGCCGGCAACGGCCCGGACGCGATCGAAACCTGCGAAAATGGCAAGGTCGATGTCGTGCTGCTCGACGTTATGATGCCCGGCATGGACGGCTTCGAGGTGTGCAGGCGGCTAAAGAGCGACCCGGCGACCTCGCATATTCCCGTGGTCATGATCACCGCGCTCGACCAGGTGTCGGACCGAGTGCGCGGCCTCGAGGCCGGCGCCGACGATTTTCTCACCAAGCCGGTGAACGACCTGCAGCTGATGACGCGGGTGAAGAGCCTGGTCAGACTGAAGTCACTGACCGACGAATTGCGGCTGCGCGCCTCGACCACGCGCAACATCGGCATCGAGGAGCTTTTGAGCCGCAACTTCGCCACGGAAGACACCAAGCCCAGCGTGCTTCTGGTCGACGAGCGCAAGTCGTCGATCGAGCGCATCCGCAAGATGCTGCGCGGCAGCGCCGAGCTCGACGTCGCCACCGATCCGAATGCCGGCTTCTTCCAGGCCGCCGAAACTTCCTATGAGTGCGTGCTGGTCTCGACGGCCTTCTCCGATTTCGATCCGCTCAGGCTCTGTTCGCAACTGCGCTCGCTCGACCGCACCCGCTTCCTGCCGATCATCCTTTTGGCCGATGAGGGCGAGGAGGGGCGCATCATCCGGGGCCTCGAGCTCGGCATCAACGACTATCTGACGCGGCCGATCGACCAGCACGAGCTGACGGCGCGCCTGCGTACGCAGGTGCGGCGCAAGCGCTACAACGACCAGCTGCGCGCCAGCGTCACCCAGACCATCGAGATGGCGGTGACCGATGGGCTGACGGGGCTGCACAACCGCCGCTACCTCGACAGTCATCTGCAGACGCTGTTCGACCGCGCCGTGGCGCGGCGGCGGCCGCTGTCTGTGATGATCACCGATCTCGACCGCTTCAAGTCCGTCAACGACGCTCACGGCCATGACGGGGGTGACGACGTGCTGCGCGAGTTCGCGCGGCGGCTGCGCAAGAACGTGCGCGGCATCGACCTCGCCTGCCGGTTCGGCGGCGAGGAATTCGTCGTGGTCATGCCCGACACCGATGGGCTCGTCGCCGAGAAGGTGGCCGAGCGAATCCGCGCCGAGATCGCACAGGTGCCCTTCGCAGTCGGGACCGACGGCAAGACGATCGACGTGACGGTCAGCGTCGGCGTGTCGTCGGTGCTTAAGGGATCTGATACGGTCGCGGCGCTGATGAAGCGTGCCGATCTTGCGCTCTACGAAGCCAAGAGCGGCGGCCGCAACCGGGTTGTCGCCAAGGCTGCCTAG
- the rpmG gene encoding 50S ribosomal protein L33, with product MAKAANIKIKLLSTADTGFFYVTSKNSRTKTDKLSFRKYDPIAKKHVEFKETKIK from the coding sequence ATGGCCAAAGCCGCAAACATCAAGATCAAGCTTCTGTCGACCGCCGACACCGGTTTCTTCTACGTGACCAGCAAGAACAGCCGCACCAAGACGGACAAGCTGTCGTTCCGCAAGTACGACCCGATCGCCAAGAAGCATGTCGAGTTCAAGGAAACCAAGATCAAGTAA
- a CDS encoding nuclear transport factor 2 family protein, with amino-acid sequence MSDEATRKPAYDPQDLARLLVSRQQAGDAAGMAALYEPDAVLHTGGAQLARGRDAIRSFYAKLVAAGQRFELGDQRPAIVNGDLALTSTRLPDGTVTVEIAHRQGDGTWLWVIDQPSILPWPAVGTRTETIAKALAGLTFRARSLCVAPSFPRPGVSPCSSGQNSTNINGRTSWPKPQTSRSSFCRPPTPVSST; translated from the coding sequence ATGAGTGACGAGGCTACCCGTAAGCCTGCATACGACCCTCAGGATCTGGCGCGGCTGTTGGTTTCTCGCCAGCAGGCGGGAGATGCGGCAGGCATGGCGGCTCTCTACGAGCCCGATGCCGTCCTCCACACCGGCGGCGCACAGTTGGCGCGCGGCAGGGACGCCATCCGCAGCTTCTACGCCAAGCTGGTGGCCGCGGGGCAAAGATTTGAGCTTGGAGATCAGCGTCCGGCCATCGTCAACGGAGATTTGGCGCTCACCTCCACGCGGCTTCCCGATGGCACGGTGACTGTGGAAATTGCCCACCGGCAAGGCGACGGGACTTGGCTTTGGGTGATCGATCAGCCGTCCATACTTCCATGGCCCGCTGTTGGCACCCGAACCGAAACGATCGCGAAAGCCCTCGCGGGCTTGACTTTCCGGGCGCGTTCTTTATGTGTCGCGCCAAGTTTCCCGCGTCCGGGTGTTTCCCCGTGCTCCAGCGGCCAAAACTCCACGAACATTAACGGACGAACATCATGGCCAAAGCCGCAAACATCAAGATCAAGCTTCTGTCGACCGCCGACACCGGTTTCTTCTACGTGA
- a CDS encoding MFS transporter: MTVDTQQKGDERVHWLPMVAAISSISVVGIAIGLGMPLLSVILETRGHSASMIGLNTAVAGLASIAGAPLATPLATRLGVAWTMLLMIAAGALAFVGFHFAPDFWMWFPLRVALHISLTVLFILSEFWISTSAPPHRRGLVLGIYATVLSLGFAAGPWLFAHLGSSGFLPFGVTIALVTLAAIPVLAARNESPAIVADGETSHFLRYIWMVPTATFAVLVFGAVETGGFSLFPVYGNRIGYSEADAALLLTMIGLGNVLLQIPIGMISDRVSDRRYLLLACATVGLAGTVFMPFFAQNWHLMAALLFVWGGVVAAMYTIGLAHLGSQLSGHELASANAAFVLCYGVGMVIGPQAIGIGMDAFGPSGFGWSLALFFAAYMLLVCVRLVRKIL, encoded by the coding sequence ATGACGGTCGATACCCAGCAAAAGGGCGACGAACGCGTACACTGGCTGCCGATGGTCGCGGCGATCTCCTCGATCAGCGTGGTCGGCATCGCCATCGGCCTCGGCATGCCGCTGCTCAGCGTCATCCTCGAAACGCGCGGCCACTCGGCCTCGATGATCGGCCTCAACACGGCGGTCGCCGGCCTCGCCTCGATCGCCGGGGCCCCGCTCGCCACGCCGCTTGCCACGCGGCTCGGCGTCGCCTGGACCATGCTTTTGATGATTGCCGCCGGCGCGCTTGCCTTCGTCGGCTTCCATTTCGCGCCGGACTTCTGGATGTGGTTTCCGCTCCGCGTCGCGCTGCATATCTCGCTGACGGTGCTCTTCATCCTGTCGGAATTCTGGATCAGCACCTCGGCGCCGCCGCATCGCCGCGGCCTCGTGCTCGGCATCTACGCCACCGTGCTGTCGCTGGGCTTCGCCGCAGGCCCCTGGTTGTTCGCGCATCTCGGCTCGAGCGGCTTCCTACCGTTCGGCGTCACCATAGCGCTGGTGACGCTCGCGGCCATTCCGGTTCTGGCCGCCCGCAACGAGAGCCCGGCGATCGTCGCCGACGGCGAGACCAGCCATTTCCTGCGCTATATCTGGATGGTGCCGACCGCGACCTTCGCTGTGCTGGTGTTCGGCGCCGTGGAAACCGGTGGCTTCTCGCTGTTCCCGGTCTATGGCAACCGCATCGGCTATTCGGAGGCCGACGCAGCGCTGTTGCTCACCATGATCGGCCTCGGCAACGTGCTCCTGCAGATCCCGATCGGCATGATCAGCGACCGCGTCTCCGACCGCCGCTACCTGCTTCTAGCCTGCGCCACGGTGGGTCTCGCGGGCACCGTGTTCATGCCATTCTTCGCCCAGAACTGGCATCTGATGGCGGCACTTCTGTTCGTCTGGGGCGGCGTGGTCGCCGCCATGTACACGATCGGGCTGGCGCATCTCGGCTCGCAGCTCTCCGGTCATGAGCTTGCCTCCGCCAACGCCGCGTTCGTGCTCTGTTACGGCGTCGGCATGGTGATCGGCCCGCAGGCGATCGGCATCGGCATGGATGCATTTGGTCCCTCGGGCTTCGGCTGGTCGCTGGCCTTGTTCTTTGCCGCCTATATGCTGCTGGTCTGCGTCCGTTTGGTGCGAAAGATTCTCTAG
- a CDS encoding NUDIX hydrolase, whose amino-acid sequence MEGMTKADVDKLDKGLAVHGGRPLRPRDAATLILLDRSGSDVLVLMGRRHAGHAFMPGKFVFPGGRTDPADSRIPVAAPLHREEEARLASGPGRASTARARAIALSAIRETYEEAGLLIGRKGPFATAKRDWQGFVEHGVTPSLDALRFIARAITPPNRVRRFDTRFFSAWRDDVAVELPDGGPTNELEELVWLPLAEARKADIPDITRMILEELEKRLAHDPLLCPGGAVPFFRLIRNRFVREVL is encoded by the coding sequence ATGGAAGGAATGACCAAGGCGGATGTCGATAAACTCGATAAAGGCTTGGCCGTGCACGGCGGCCGGCCGCTTCGTCCGCGCGACGCCGCAACCTTGATCCTGCTTGACCGCAGCGGCAGCGACGTTCTGGTGCTGATGGGCCGGCGCCATGCCGGGCATGCCTTCATGCCTGGAAAATTCGTCTTCCCCGGCGGCCGCACCGATCCCGCCGACAGCCGTATTCCCGTCGCTGCCCCGTTACACCGTGAGGAAGAGGCAAGGCTTGCCAGCGGTCCAGGCCGCGCGAGCACTGCCCGGGCGCGTGCCATCGCCTTGTCGGCGATCCGTGAGACTTACGAGGAGGCCGGCTTGCTCATCGGCCGCAAGGGCCCGTTCGCGACCGCCAAGCGCGACTGGCAGGGTTTCGTCGAACACGGCGTGACGCCGTCATTGGACGCCCTGCGCTTCATCGCCCGCGCGATAACTCCACCCAACCGCGTGCGCCGTTTCGATACGCGCTTCTTCAGCGCCTGGCGCGATGACGTCGCCGTGGAGTTGCCGGATGGCGGTCCGACCAACGAGCTTGAAGAGCTCGTCTGGCTGCCGCTCGCCGAGGCGCGCAAGGCCGATATTCCCGACATCACCCGCATGATCCTGGAAGAACTGGAAAAGCGGCTCGCCCACGATCCCTTGCTGTGCCCTGGCGGTGCCGTGCCGTTCTTCCGGCTCATCCGAAACCGCTTCGTCCGCGAAGTCCTTTAG
- a CDS encoding DUF983 domain-containing protein, whose amino-acid sequence MEEQVFGGEHHSGRVARPLWTAIKRGLFGRCPHCGEGKLFYAFTKSVDKCSVCGEELHHHRADDLPAYLVIVIVGHIVVGAFMGVEATSTLTLWQHALIWVPLTFGLAVALLQPVKGAVIGLQWALYMHGFGGEKDEFEPHP is encoded by the coding sequence ATGGAAGAACAGGTTTTCGGCGGCGAGCATCATTCGGGCCGCGTCGCGCGTCCGCTGTGGACGGCGATCAAGCGCGGCCTGTTTGGCCGCTGCCCGCATTGCGGCGAAGGCAAGCTGTTCTATGCCTTCACCAAGTCCGTCGACAAATGCAGCGTTTGCGGCGAGGAGCTGCATCACCACCGCGCCGACGACCTGCCCGCCTATCTGGTGATCGTCATCGTCGGCCACATCGTGGTTGGCGCCTTCATGGGCGTGGAGGCGACCTCGACGCTCACGCTGTGGCAGCACGCGCTGATCTGGGTGCCCCTGACCTTTGGTCTGGCCGTCGCGTTGTTGCAGCCGGTCAAGGGCGCCGTCATCGGCCTGCAATGGGCGCTCTATATGCATGGCTTCGGCGGCGAGAAGGACGAGTTTGAGCCGCATCCCTAG